In a genomic window of Orcinus orca chromosome 12, mOrcOrc1.1, whole genome shotgun sequence:
- the LOC101283042 gene encoding 40S ribosomal protein S15-like has protein sequence MAEVEQKKKWTFLKLTYHCMNLNQLPDMSREQLMQPYSVRQRQRLNRGLQRKQHSLLKWLHKARKEVPPMEKPELVKTHLRDMIILTEMVGSMVSGYHGKTFSQVEIKPEMMSHYLGEFSITYKPMKHSRPGTGATLSSCFIPLK, from the coding sequence ATGGCGGAAGTGGAGCAGAAGAAGAAGTGGACCTTCCTCAAGCTCACCTACCACTGCATGAACCTCAACCAGCTGCCGGACATGTCCCGTGAGCAGCTGATGCAGCCGTACAGTGTGAGGCAGCGGCAGCGGCTAAACCGCGGCCTCCAGAGGAAGCAGCACTCGCTGCTGAAGTGGCTGCACAAGGCCAGGAAGGAGGTGCCACCCATGGAGAAGCCTGAGTTGGTGAAGACGCACCTGCGTGACATGATCATCCTGACCGAGATGGTGGGCAGCATGGTGAGCGGCTACCATGGCAAGACCTTCAGCCAGGTGGAAATCAAGCCTGAGATGATGAGCCACTACCTAGGTGAGTTCTCCATCACTTACAAGCCCATGAAGCACAGCCGGCCCGGCACTGGGGCCACCCTCTCCTCCTGCTTCATCCCCCTCAAGTAG